Proteins from a genomic interval of Medicago truncatula cultivar Jemalong A17 chromosome 3, MtrunA17r5.0-ANR, whole genome shotgun sequence:
- the LOC11436581 gene encoding serine/threonine-protein kinase RIPK — protein sequence MNSKKITWKSIVLILGCYKTKYSLEEPEKKVLKQGSFQRVSLSDISISSSTTQAIEDLSISLAGSKLYTFTLEELREATHNFSRSNLLGEGGFGPVYKGFVDDKLRHGLKAQPIAVKRLNLDGSQGHREWLAEIIFLGQLRHPHLVKLIGYCCEEEQRLLVYEYMTRGSLENQLFRRYSATLPWSTRMKIALGAAKGLAFLHEADKPVIYRDFKTSNILLDSDYTAKLSDLGLAKDGPEGEETHVTTTCIMGTKGYAAPEYIMSGHLSTKSDVYSYGVVLLELLTGKRVVDKSRSNRERNLVEWARPILRDQRKLPHIIDPRLEGQFPIKGALKVAALTYKCLSHHPNPRPNMSDVVKSLELLQDFDDMFIGPFVYVAVSESSQ from the exons ATGAATTCTAAAAAGATTACATGGAAGTCTATTGTCTTGATCTTAGGTTGTTACAAGACAAAATACTCATTAGAAGAACcagaaaaaaaggttttaaaacaAGGTTCTTTCCAAAGGGTAAGCTTATCTGATATAAGCATTTCTAGCTCTACTACTCAAGCTATTGAGGATCTTTCCATTTCACTAGCTGGTTCAAAGCTTTACACATTTACACTTGAGGAGCTAAGAGAAGCAACACATAATTTTTCAAGGAGTAATTTGCTTGGTGAAGGTGGTTTTGGACCTGTGTATAAGGGTTTTGTTGATGATAAACTCAGACATGGTTTGAAGGCTCAACCTATTGCTGTCAAACGACTCAACTTGGATGGCTCACAAGGTCACAGGGAGTGGCTG gCAGAGATTATATTTCTTGGACAGCTTAGACATCCACATCTTGTCAAGTTAATTGGATACTGTTGTGAGGAAGAGCAGAGGCTTTTGGTGTATGAATACATGACAAGAGGGAGCTTGGAAAATCAATTGTTCAGAA GATACTCTGCTACATTACCATGGTCAACCAGAATGAAAATTGCATTAGGTGCAGCTAAGGGACTAGCTTTCCTTCATGAAGCAGATAAACCTGTAATTTATAGGGATTTCAAAACTTCAAATATATTACTGGACTCG GATTACACAGCTAAACTATCAGATCTTGGATTAGCTAAAGATGGTCCTGAAGGAGAAGAAACACATGTGACAACAACATGCATAATGGGAACAAAAGGCTATGCTGCTCCTGAGTATATCATGTCAG GTCATCTTTCTACCAAGAGTGATGTGTATAGCTATGGAGTAGTGTTGTTGGAATTGCTTACAGGAAAGAGGGTAGTGGATAAAAGCAGATCAAATAGGGAGAGAAACCTAGTGGAATGGGCTAGACCTATTTTGAGAGATCAAAGAAAGCTTCCTCATATCATAGACCCAAGATTAGAGGGACAGTTTCCTATTAAAGGAGCTTTGAAGGTTGCTGCTTTGACTTATAAATGTTTGAGCCACCATCCTAATCCAAGGCCTAATATGAGTGATGTGGTAAAATCTTTGGAATTACTTCAGGACTTTGATGATATGTTCATAGGACCATTTGTGTATGTGGCTGTTAGTGAAAGTAGCCAATGA
- the LOC11442243 gene encoding copper transporter 5.1, protein MMHMTFYWSKKVTLLFDSWKTDSWTSYALSLLACLIVSIFYQFLENRRIRLKLLASGKPFPAAIEAPLLRRTFAGSGAKLGVRVAGAVLFGLSSAIGYFLMLSVMSYNGGVFIAIVVGLAVGYLLFRSDGEDSVVVDSSCACA, encoded by the coding sequence ATGATGCACATGACTTTCTACTGGAGCAAAAAAGTGACACTCCTTTTCGATTCATGGAAAACCGATTCATGGACGAGTTATGCACTGAGTCTACTCGCTTGTCTCATCGTTTCAATTTTCTATCAATTTCTTGAAAATCGCCGAATTCGTCTCAAGCTGTTAGCCTCCGGGAAGCCGTTTCCGGCGGCGATCGAAGCTCCTCTTCTACGACGGACGTTTGCCGGAAGTGGAGCTAAATTAGGCGTGAGAGTTGCCGGAGCTGTTCTGTTTGGATTGAGCTCGGCGATCGGGTATTTCTTGATGTTGTCTGTTATGTCGTATAACGGTGGTGTGTTTATTGCTATTGTTGTTGGTCTTGCTGTTGGTTATTTGTTGTTTAGGAGTGATGGTGAAGattctgttgttgttgatagtTCTTGCGCTTGTGCttga
- the LOC11442244 gene encoding uncharacterized protein, whose amino-acid sequence MALTETTSTMEVEAVKCYCCGLTEECTPSYIDHVREKYQGRWICGLCAEAVKEEALKSKRDISTDEALNQHMNFRTLTSSPPNKPTVDLILAVKHLLFRSLDSPRKQPLSYRTVGRSQDSCFSTTAQGYKV is encoded by the coding sequence ATGGCTTTAACCGAAACGACGTCGACGATGGAGGTGGAAGCCGTGAAGTGCTACTGTTGCGGGTTAACGGAGGAGTGCACTCCGTCGTATATTGATCATGTTCGCGAGAAATACCAGGGTCGTTGGATTTGTGGGCTATGTGCAGAGGCAGTGAAAGAAGAAGCTTTGAAATCAAAGAGAGATATTAGCACCGATGAAGCCCTTAATCAACACATGAATTTCAGAACTTTAACTTCAAGTCCTCCTAATAAACCTACGGTTGATTTGATTCTTGCGGTGAAACATCTACTTTTTCGATCTTTGGATTCTCCGAGGAAACAACCTTTGAGTTATCGAACTGTTGGTAGATCGCAAGATAGCTGTTTTTCTACAACAGCACAGGGTTATAAGGTTTAA